One window of the candidate division WOR-3 bacterium genome contains the following:
- a CDS encoding FAD-dependent oxidoreductase produces the protein MAEARIGVYICHCGVNISKTVDVKAVAEFAKNLPNVVIARDYLYMCSDPGQDLIKKDIKEYNLNRIVVASCSPRMHEPTFRGCIFEVGINPYLFEMANIREHCSWVHEDKKEATEKAKDLVRSAVMRAIFLEPLVPKEVPVTKSALVIGGGISGIQAALDIADAGYKVYLVEKEPSIGGRMAQLEKTFPTLDCAACILTPKMVDVARNKNIELLTYAEVEDVSGSIGNFRVRVRRKARYVSTQLCNACQDCEYACPVRVDSEFDMGLRKRTAIYRPFPQAVPNVYTIDRKGISPCRAGCPAGVNAHGYIALIAAGKYEEALNLEREANPFASVCGRVCNHPCEGECNRKDAPIAIASLKRFIADYWRKSGKKLPEPVPKTKSQKVAIVGTGPAGLTCAYFLTKRGYPVTCFEKLSEPGGMLITGIPEFRLPREALRADIDFILAHGIELKTEMTLGKDFTIEDLFGDGYAAVFLATGAYQDLKLNIPGEELEGVYSCLEFLKSVNRKLMDFTPVIKDKVICVIGGGNAAFDAARVAYRLGAKKVRIIYRRSLNEMPANPWEREEAEKEGVEIIYLAAPTKIIGPNKVRAIECQRMELAEPDATGRRRPIPIPGSEFLLDCDILIPAIGQTPDLSFLPNFAKTRLGTLVVDSETLMTSQEGVFAGGDLVSGPATVIEAVAMGKKAAEAIDNYLTGTKPLAKPNPEIVRFMEEEYARFPKISRTPMRKISIGERRNFSEVELGFSEEEAKREAKRCLNCSVCSECQECVKVCKPQAIDFTQEDEVLELEVGAIILATGYDEFDATLKPEFGFGKYPEVITGLQAERLLSASGPTSGEFIVNGKRPKDITFIHCVGSRDKQIGNEYCSRVCCMYIAKQAHLVKERIPDARVTVFYMDVRAFGKGFEEFYDRVKQEGVIYRRGNPSEIYRDGDKLIVRVEDTLLGEVVEHKTDCVVLGTGLVPRADSKHLANILKLSLSPDRFFLEAHPKLRPVDSNIDGVYLAGVCQGPKDIPDAVAQAKGAAASVIALLNKDMITVEPIVAEIKEEQCSGCHICEGLCPYQALVFNSEKKVMTVEAVLCKGCGACVAACPSGAITLKHYTKEETLAQISALIS, from the coding sequence ATGGCAGAAGCGAGAATTGGTGTTTATATTTGTCACTGCGGAGTAAATATCTCCAAGACCGTTGATGTGAAGGCGGTTGCGGAGTTTGCTAAAAACCTGCCCAATGTGGTAATCGCCCGGGATTATCTCTACATGTGTTCCGACCCCGGCCAGGATTTAATCAAGAAGGATATTAAAGAGTATAACTTAAATCGGATTGTGGTTGCCTCTTGCTCTCCCAGAATGCACGAACCAACCTTTCGTGGTTGTATCTTTGAAGTTGGGATAAATCCTTATCTCTTTGAGATGGCAAATATCCGAGAGCATTGTTCCTGGGTTCATGAGGATAAAAAAGAGGCAACCGAGAAGGCAAAGGATCTGGTGAGAAGTGCAGTGATGCGGGCAATCTTCTTAGAACCATTGGTTCCCAAAGAGGTGCCAGTAACAAAATCGGCATTGGTGATTGGTGGCGGGATTAGTGGCATCCAAGCGGCATTGGATATTGCGGATGCTGGTTATAAGGTCTATTTAGTGGAAAAGGAGCCTTCCATTGGTGGCCGGATGGCACAATTGGAAAAGACCTTTCCTACTTTGGACTGCGCCGCCTGTATCTTAACCCCCAAGATGGTGGATGTGGCAAGGAATAAAAATATTGAGTTATTAACCTATGCCGAAGTGGAAGATGTCTCCGGTTCAATTGGGAATTTTCGGGTAAGAGTGAGAAGGAAGGCGCGATATGTCTCAACCCAACTCTGTAACGCCTGCCAAGATTGTGAATATGCCTGCCCGGTCCGAGTTGATAGTGAATTTGATATGGGGTTGAGAAAGCGGACCGCAATTTATCGGCCATTTCCTCAGGCGGTCCCTAATGTCTATACAATTGACCGGAAAGGGATTTCACCCTGTCGGGCAGGTTGTCCGGCCGGTGTGAACGCCCACGGCTATATCGCCTTAATTGCCGCGGGAAAATATGAGGAGGCATTAAACTTAGAAAGGGAGGCAAATCCTTTCGCCTCAGTTTGCGGCCGGGTCTGTAATCATCCCTGCGAAGGGGAGTGCAACCGAAAAGATGCACCCATCGCCATCGCTTCCTTAAAACGATTTATCGCTGACTATTGGCGGAAAAGTGGGAAGAAATTACCCGAACCGGTGCCAAAGACCAAATCCCAAAAAGTAGCAATAGTGGGAACGGGTCCGGCTGGTCTCACCTGTGCCTATTTCTTAACAAAGAGGGGTTATCCGGTAACCTGTTTTGAAAAACTTTCCGAACCGGGTGGAATGCTTATTACCGGGATTCCGGAATTTCGTTTACCTCGGGAGGCGCTCAGGGCGGATATTGATTTTATTTTAGCCCACGGCATTGAGTTAAAAACCGAAATGACATTAGGTAAAGATTTTACCATTGAAGATTTATTCGGGGATGGTTACGCCGCGGTATTTTTGGCAACCGGTGCCTATCAGGACCTAAAACTGAATATCCCAGGAGAGGAATTAGAAGGGGTCTATTCCTGCCTTGAGTTTTTAAAATCGGTCAATCGGAAATTAATGGATTTTACTCCGGTGATAAAGGATAAGGTTATTTGTGTCATCGGTGGAGGGAATGCGGCATTTGATGCGGCAAGGGTCGCTTATCGCCTCGGGGCAAAGAAGGTGCGGATAATTTACCGCCGCAGTTTAAACGAAATGCCCGCTAACCCTTGGGAAAGGGAAGAAGCAGAAAAGGAAGGGGTGGAGATTATCTATTTAGCGGCGCCCACGAAGATCATCGGACCAAATAAAGTAAGAGCGATTGAATGTCAGAGGATGGAATTGGCGGAACCAGATGCCACAGGTCGGCGCAGGCCCATCCCAATCCCTGGAAGTGAATTCCTTTTAGATTGCGATATCTTAATTCCGGCGATTGGTCAAACCCCAGACCTCTCTTTCTTGCCCAATTTTGCTAAGACCCGTTTAGGGACACTGGTCGTTGATTCCGAAACCCTGATGACCTCCCAAGAGGGAGTTTTCGCCGGAGGGGACTTGGTCTCCGGACCGGCAACGGTGATTGAAGCGGTAGCGATGGGGAAGAAGGCAGCGGAAGCGATTGATAACTACTTGACGGGGACGAAGCCTTTGGCAAAACCAAATCCGGAGATTGTCCGATTTATGGAGGAAGAGTACGCGCGGTTTCCTAAGATTTCGCGCACCCCAATGCGGAAAATTTCAATCGGGGAAAGGAGAAATTTTTCCGAAGTAGAATTGGGCTTTTCCGAAGAGGAGGCAAAAAGAGAAGCAAAGCGGTGCCTAAATTGTTCGGTCTGTTCCGAATGTCAAGAATGTGTTAAGGTCTGTAAACCACAGGCGATTGACTTTACTCAGGAAGACGAAGTCTTGGAATTGGAGGTTGGGGCAATTATTTTAGCCACGGGCTATGATGAATTTGACGCCACATTAAAGCCGGAATTTGGCTTTGGTAAATATCCCGAAGTGATAACTGGTTTGCAGGCGGAAAGACTTCTCTCCGCCTCCGGACCAACCAGCGGTGAGTTTATTGTTAACGGAAAGCGACCAAAAGATATTACCTTTATCCACTGCGTCGGCTCCCGGGATAAGCAGATTGGCAATGAATATTGCTCTCGGGTCTGCTGTATGTATATCGCCAAGCAGGCACATTTGGTAAAAGAGAGGATTCCGGATGCCCGGGTTACAGTTTTTTATATGGATGTCCGGGCATTCGGAAAAGGGTTTGAAGAGTTTTACGACCGGGTGAAACAGGAAGGAGTAATCTACCGAAGAGGGAATCCATCAGAAATTTACCGAGACGGAGACAAGTTGATAGTGCGAGTGGAGGATACCTTACTGGGAGAAGTGGTTGAGCATAAGACCGATTGTGTGGTTTTGGGTACCGGTTTAGTGCCAAGGGCGGATAGTAAACATTTAGCTAATATCTTGAAGTTATCGCTCTCTCCGGACCGATTCTTTTTGGAGGCGCATCCCAAATTAAGGCCGGTTGATTCCAACATTGATGGTGTCTATTTAGCTGGGGTCTGCCAGGGACCGAAGGATATTCCGGATGCGGTAGCCCAGGCAAAAGGAGCCGCGGCATCGGTCATCGCCCTGTTAAATAAGGATATGATCACAGTGGAGCCGATTGTGGCTGAGATTAAAGAAGAACAATGCTCCGGTTGCCATATCTGCGAAGGCCTCTGTCCCTATCAGGCGTTAGTTTTTAATAGCGAAAAAAAGGTGATGACCGTAGAAGCGGTTCTCTGTAAAGGGTGTGGGGCGTGTGTTGCTGCTTGTCCTTCGGGTGCGATTACTTTGAAACATTACACAAAGGAGGAGACCTTAGCCCAGATTTCCGCCCTCATCTCTTAG
- a CDS encoding PDZ domain-containing protein, producing the protein MKRPYLLFIFMGIFTLPEIIFSQGCITVHLGLHLTESEKEILVQEVMEGSPAAEAGILVGDILLEVDGQKVENIEMVAEIVRQKEANGLLRLKVARENEEKIFSVRLGKGKCHNQKGRIQGGGFGGFSPTLSIFNFNKVNEVLAQNQFSSKFSQTHFGFGGGGWAQVGKITIGGFGFGGSQSVASDSLAIDADFGAGFFEVGYIPITIKFFNPRFLLGIGGGGFTFFLKPNKIPPTNFEDLIKNPNFGAKITKGGFALSPGLSLDFPISFIGFSLKGGYIFFPGKSSWEYETGQKMNNGPDLNLSGPYFQFYIFFGGRG; encoded by the coding sequence ATGAAAAGACCTTATCTTCTCTTTATTTTTATGGGGATATTTACTCTCCCAGAAATTATTTTTAGCCAAGGGTGTATAACTGTCCATCTCGGTCTTCATCTTACGGAATCGGAGAAAGAAATTTTGGTGCAAGAGGTGATGGAAGGTAGTCCAGCTGCGGAAGCAGGAATTCTTGTTGGTGACATCCTCTTAGAGGTTGATGGCCAGAAGGTAGAGAATATAGAAATGGTGGCAGAGATCGTCCGTCAAAAAGAAGCGAATGGATTATTAAGATTAAAAGTGGCAAGAGAAAACGAAGAGAAGATTTTTTCCGTGAGATTGGGAAAAGGAAAATGCCATAACCAAAAAGGTAGAATTCAAGGCGGTGGTTTTGGCGGTTTCTCCCCCACCCTTTCTATTTTCAATTTCAATAAGGTGAACGAAGTCCTCGCCCAAAATCAATTTTCCAGTAAGTTCTCCCAGACGCACTTTGGTTTTGGGGGCGGCGGTTGGGCACAGGTTGGGAAAATAACGATTGGTGGTTTTGGTTTTGGTGGTTCCCAGAGTGTGGCAAGCGATAGTTTAGCAATTGATGCCGATTTCGGCGCCGGCTTCTTTGAAGTGGGGTATATCCCAATTACCATTAAATTCTTTAATCCCCGGTTCCTTTTGGGCATTGGTGGCGGTGGTTTTACCTTTTTCTTAAAGCCTAATAAAATCCCCCCGACCAATTTTGAAGATTTAATCAAAAATCCCAATTTTGGAGCGAAGATAACAAAAGGTGGTTTTGCCCTCTCCCCGGGTCTTTCTCTTGATTTTCCAATTTCTTTTATCGGTTTCAGTTTGAAAGGTGGCTATATCTTCTTCCCTGGGAAATCATCTTGGGAATACGAAACTGGACAGAAGATGAATAACGGACCCGACCTCAATTTGAGCGGACCTTATTTTCAGTTTTATATCTTTTTCGGTGGTCGGGGATAA
- a CDS encoding RtcB family protein: MWKGPLEKIDNWRWKIPQSYKKEMRVEGVIYASPEMLEKIKEDMAPEQVANVATLPGILKYSLAMPDIHWGYGFAIGGVAGFSIKEGVISPGGVGYDINCGVRLLRTNLTKKDITEKILEELVRAIFYNVPSGVGSTGKIRISQSEVKEVLYKGARWAYEKGFGTERDLRFTEEEGQMKGADPDKISKRALERGAPQLGTLGAGNHFLEIQEIEEIYDQEAAKVFNLEKGMITVMIHTGSRGLGYQICDDNVRELGKAVQKYGIYLPDRQLACAPIESPEGKAYFSAMVCAANYAWANRQCITHWVREAFSQVFKKKVEDLGLELIYDVAHNIAKFEKHLVNGKEMTVCVHRKGATRAFPPGHPSLPEKYRPLGQPVIIPGDMGTNSYLLLGTQRAMEETFGSTCHGAGRVWSRTKALEETRHRNVAQELKSKGILVMAASKEVLREEVPDAYKDVNLVVEVCHNAGISKKVCRMRPLGVVKG, encoded by the coding sequence ATGTGGAAAGGTCCTTTGGAGAAGATTGATAACTGGCGGTGGAAGATTCCCCAGAGTTATAAGAAGGAGATGCGGGTGGAAGGTGTAATATATGCCTCCCCTGAGATGCTTGAGAAGATAAAGGAAGATATGGCTCCCGAACAAGTGGCAAATGTTGCCACCCTGCCCGGAATCTTAAAATATTCCCTGGCGATGCCGGATATTCATTGGGGTTATGGTTTTGCTATCGGCGGTGTTGCCGGTTTCTCAATAAAAGAAGGGGTCATCTCTCCCGGCGGTGTCGGCTATGATATAAACTGTGGCGTGCGATTACTCCGCACCAACCTAACAAAGAAAGACATTACGGAAAAAATTTTGGAAGAACTGGTTAGGGCTATATTCTATAATGTTCCTTCTGGTGTTGGCTCAACCGGTAAAATTCGCATTTCCCAATCAGAAGTGAAAGAGGTCTTATATAAAGGCGCGAGATGGGCTTATGAGAAAGGTTTTGGCACAGAAAGGGATTTACGCTTCACGGAAGAAGAAGGGCAGATGAAAGGCGCCGACCCTGATAAAATCTCTAAACGAGCCTTAGAGAGGGGGGCACCACAATTGGGAACCTTGGGAGCAGGGAATCACTTCTTAGAAATCCAGGAGATTGAGGAAATCTATGACCAAGAGGCAGCGAAGGTCTTTAACTTAGAAAAGGGGATGATAACCGTTATGATTCACACCGGCAGCCGGGGACTTGGTTATCAGATTTGCGATGATAATGTTCGGGAATTGGGGAAGGCGGTCCAAAAGTATGGGATTTATTTGCCCGACCGGCAATTGGCTTGTGCCCCAATTGAATCGCCAGAAGGCAAGGCATATTTTTCCGCGATGGTCTGCGCGGCAAATTATGCCTGGGCAAATCGCCAGTGCATCACCCACTGGGTAAGGGAGGCATTCTCCCAGGTCTTTAAGAAAAAGGTTGAAGATTTAGGCTTAGAATTAATATATGATGTTGCCCATAATATCGCCAAGTTTGAAAAACACTTGGTTAACGGTAAAGAGATGACAGTCTGTGTCCACCGGAAGGGAGCGACCCGTGCCTTTCCTCCTGGTCATCCTTCCCTTCCCGAAAAATACCGACCACTTGGCCAACCAGTTATCATTCCGGGTGATATGGGAACAAATTCCTATCTCTTATTAGGAACCCAAAGGGCGATGGAAGAGACCTTCGGCTCTACCTGTCATGGTGCCGGAAGGGTCTGGTCCCGCACCAAGGCATTAGAAGAGACAAGGCACAGAAATGTCGCTCAGGAATTAAAATCCAAAGGGATTTTAGTGATGGCAGCATCAAAAGAGGTTTTAAGGGAAGAAGTTCCGGATGCCTATAAAGATGTCAATTTGGTGGTTGAGGTCTGCCATAATGCCGGCATCTCTAAGAAAGTCTGCCGGATGCGTCCCTTAGGAGTGGTGAAAGGTTAG
- a CDS encoding cupin domain-containing protein, which translates to MLVRHYSEVREEKPMVPGAEATLRWLISEKDGAKNFAMRLFEIKRKGEKIPFHQHDFEHEIFVVSGFGKLKGRDKEFDLREGDAIFIQAGEEHSFENTREEPFKFICIIPILK; encoded by the coding sequence ATGCTGGTTCGCCATTATTCCGAAGTAAGAGAAGAGAAGCCAATGGTACCAGGAGCCGAGGCAACTTTAAGGTGGCTCATCTCGGAAAAGGATGGGGCAAAGAACTTTGCCATGCGCTTATTTGAGATTAAAAGAAAAGGGGAAAAGATTCCATTCCATCAGCACGATTTTGAACACGAGATATTTGTGGTGAGTGGTTTCGGAAAGTTAAAGGGAAGAGATAAAGAGTTTGATTTAAGGGAAGGGGATGCGATATTTATCCAAGCCGGAGAGGAGCATAGCTTTGAAAATACCAGAGAAGAACCATTTAAGTTTATCTGTATTATCCCGATTTTGAAATAG